In a genomic window of Zingiber officinale cultivar Zhangliang chromosome 9B, Zo_v1.1, whole genome shotgun sequence:
- the LOC122023479 gene encoding microtubule-associated protein 70-1-like gives MSDLYDDDGERIYVGAVGANAPPQTASVLTASASFKGEGRASSALRRRASMKPNLDMEEFFNLLHGSDPVKVELNRLENELRDKDRELSEAQAEIKALRLSERAREKAVEELTDELNKMDEKLKLTESLLENRNLEIKKINDEKRAALAAQFAAEATLRRVHAAQKDDDMPPIEAILAPLEAELRIARQEIAKLQDDNRALDRLTKSKEAALLEAERTVQIALAKAAMVDDLQNKNQELMKQIEICQEENKIMDKMHRQKVAEVEKLGQTVRELEEAVLAGGATANAVRDYQRKVLEMSEEMKTLDRELSRAKVSANRVAVVVANDWKDASDKVMPVKQWLEERRFMQGEMQQLRDKFAIAERTARSEAQLKEKFQLRLKVLEEGLRMSGNGTVRASVEGKSVSNGPLRRQSLGGAENNPKSVNGFLSKRPSFQMRSSVSSSMVLKHAKGASKSFDGGTRSLERSKAIGNGTRVSLNRSSDATGDTLSPDRWKETPSEKTCELTNAESEDCVSGLLYDMLQKEVITLRKACYEKDQSLKDKDDAIEMLAKKVDTLTKAMEVEAKKMRREVAAMEKEVAAMRVEKEQDNKSKRLGVGGTKGPSASSQMPPGRTVPRSGLMRNL, from the exons ATGTCAGATCTGTACGACGACGATGGGGAGAGGATCTATGTGGGCGCTGTCGGGGCGAATGCCCCGCCGCAGACGGCGTCGGTTCTGACGGCGTCTGCGTCATTCAAGGGTGAAGGGAGGGCATCATCTGCTTTGAGGCGTAGGGCTTCAATGAAGCCCAACTTGGACATGGAGGAGTTCTTTAATCTTCTCCATGGCTCAGATCCGGTGAAAGTCGAACTCAATAGGCTCGAGAATGAATTGAGAG ACAAAGATCGAGAGTTGTCCGAAGCACAGGCAGAGATCAAGGCTCTACGGCTGTCCGAACGTGCTAGAGAGAAGGCTGTGGAAGAG CTAACAGATGAATTGAACAAGATGGACGAGAAGCTCAAGCTAACTGAATCACTTCTAGAAAACAGA AATCTTGAAATTAAGAAGATAAATGATGAAAAGAGAGCAGCATTGGCTGCTCAGTTTGCTGCCGAGGCAACTCTTAGAAGGGTCCATGCAGCTCAAAAAGATGATGATATGCCTCCTATTGAAGCGATTCTTGCACCCCTTGAGGCAGAATTGAGGATAGCACGACAAGAG ATTGCAAAGTTACAGGATGACAACAGGGCATTAGATCgactcactaaatcaaaagaAGCTGCATTATTGGAAGCAGAAAGGACTGTACAAATTGCTTTAGCCAAGGCTGCCATGGTAGATGACCTTCAAAACAAGAATCAGGAGTTAATGAAACAGATTGAGATATGTCAG GAGGAGAACAAGATTATGGATAAAATGCATCGACAGAAGGTTGCAGAGGTTGAAAAGCTTGGCCAAACAGTGCGAGAACTAGAGGAGGCTGTTCTTGCTGGTGGTGCAACGGCAAATGCTGTTAGAGATTACCAACGGAAAGTTCTGGAAATGAGT GAAGAAATGAAAACACTTGACCGGGAACTCTCTCGGGCAAAGGTTTCAGCTAATAGGGTTGCTGTGGTAGTGGCCAATGATTGGAAGGATGCTAGTGACAAAGTAATGCCTGTTAAACAATGGCTCGAGGAGCGTAGATTCATGCAG GGAGAAATGCAGCAACTTCGAGATAAGTTTGCTATAGCAGAACGGACTGCAAGATCTGAAGCTCAATTGAAA GAGAAGTTCCAATTGAGGCTTAAGGTTCTGGAAGAGGGATTGAGAATGTCAGGGAATGGTACAGTTCGTGCCAGCGTAGAGGGGAAGAGTGTAAGTAATGGTCCTTTACGTCGCCAATCCCTTGGTGGAGCTGAGAATAATCCAAAGAGTGTTAACGGCTTCCTATCTAAGAGACCATCTTTTCAGATGAGATCTTCTGTTTCTAGTAGCATGGTACTGAAACATGCCAAAGGGGCATCAAAGTCATTTGATGGTGGGACAAGATCATTGGAGCGTAGCAAAGCCATTGGGAATGGAACAAGAGTGTCTCTAAATAGATCGTCTGATGCAACTGGAGATACTCTCTCACCTGATAGGTGGAAGGAAACCCCATCTGAGAAAACCTGTGAGCTTACTAATGCTGAGTCAGAAGATTGTGTCTCCGGACTATTGTATGATATGTTACAGAAGGAAGTAATTACATTAAGGAAAGCATGCTACGAGAAGGACCAAAGCTTAAAGGACAAGGACGACGCCATTGAG ATGCTGGCCAAGAAAGTTGATACATTGACTAAAGCAATGGAAGTGGAGGCAAAAAAGATGAGAAGGGAAGTAGCTGCAATGGAGAAAGAGGTGGCTGCTATGCGGGTGGAAAAAGAACAGGATAACAAGTCAAAACGGCTTGGTGTTGGTGGTACCAAGGGTCCATCTGCAAGCTCTCAAATGCCGCCTGGAAG GACTGTCCCAAGAAGTGGATTGATGCGCAATCTTTGA